In Halomarina salina, one DNA window encodes the following:
- a CDS encoding DNA-3-methyladenine glycosylase family protein, giving the protein MAKLVEKHDPYSETDWDEFERLVISINNQQLSTASAAAVRERFYDVLDHDVTPETVLAADEDELHDAGLSRRKIDYIQNAARAFQEHDLTREGLADYTDEEVVERLTEIKGIGEWTARMFLLFPLGREDVFPIGDLAVRRAIENLYGAESREEMHRIAENWRPYRSYATRLLWAEYES; this is encoded by the coding sequence ATGGCGAAGCTCGTCGAGAAGCACGACCCGTACAGCGAAACCGACTGGGACGAGTTCGAGAGACTGGTGATATCGATAAACAACCAGCAGCTATCGACCGCCAGTGCCGCCGCAGTGCGAGAGCGGTTCTACGACGTCCTCGACCACGACGTCACGCCGGAGACCGTGCTCGCAGCAGACGAAGACGAACTCCACGACGCGGGCCTCTCGCGGCGGAAGATCGACTACATCCAGAACGCTGCCAGAGCGTTCCAGGAGCACGACCTCACCCGCGAGGGGTTGGCGGACTACACCGACGAGGAGGTCGTCGAACGCCTCACCGAGATCAAGGGGATCGGTGAGTGGACCGCTCGCATGTTCCTCCTGTTCCCGCTCGGGCGTGAGGACGTGTTTCCTATCGGGGACCTCGCCGTTCGACGCGCGATAGAGAACCTGTACGGGGCGGAGAGCAGAGAGGAGATGCACCGGATCGCGGAGAACTGGAGACCCTACCGGTCCTACGCGACACGACTCCTCTGGGCAGAGTACGAGTCCTGA